The Myxococcales bacterium genomic sequence TATCCGACTTTGTAGCGTCGTAACTTCGCAGCAGTGAAAGTTTGGCGAGTTCGTCGGGATCGTCGGTCAGTTGCCGTAGGTCGGACAGGTTCTGGACATCCATGGCGAGGACGTAGTCGAAGCGCCGAAAATCTGCGGCCTTGAACTGACGCGCACGACTCTCGAGGTGCACGCCTCGTTGCGAGGCTTCCTCGCGGCTGCGCACGTCGGAGAGTTCGCCCGTGTGGTATCCCGCGGTTCCGGCGCTTTCGGCTTCGATTGCGTTTTCGAGATTCTCCTGGCTCACGAGATTCTGCATGACGCCTTCGGCAGTCGGGGAGCGACAGATGTTTCCCAGGCAAACAAAGCAGACTCGGATCATGGAATGGGTTTCCTCCCGGGAGCGGTGGATTGGGTCGCGGAGCGTAGCAAGTGCCCGCGCCCCGGGACCTGGAGCTATGGTACCGGTCCGCACAAAGGAGGCGGCCGGGTGGGAAACGCGGAAAGTCGCATGAAAAAGCGCGGACATCGCGAACTCGTCGTGTTTGGACGGCGCGCCGTTCGCGAAGCCCTTGACCAGGACGCTCGCGATCTCGAGGTCTGTGAGGTGTGGGTGGCGAAGTCGGTGCCCGCGCCGTTTCGCGATGATCTCCTGGCTGCGTGTCGCAAATCGGGAATCGATCTGCGCGTGGGCACGCCCGCCCAGGTACATGCGCTTTCCGGCGAGCCTCGTCACGACCAGGGAGTGGCAGCACGCATCCGGCTCGGTCGGGTGATCGACGTTACGACCTACCTCGAGGCCCAGAAGGGCAAGGCCGCCCGCCAACCCAAGCGACTCATCGCTCTGGATGGCGTGACGAATTCTCAGAACATCGGCCTGGTGGTGCGAACGCTCGTGGCCTGTGGGCTCGACGGAATCCTCTGGCCGAAGATCGGTTCACCCTGGGTCAACGGCCTGGCGATCAAGGCGTCGGCCTCGGCGCTCTATCGCTGCAACATACTGTGTTGCGAAACGTTGGCCGAGGGCCTGATGGAACTCAAAGTGGCGGGATTCGAAGTCGCGGGTTTGACCCATCCAGAGGGTTCGAATCTGTTCGAACATGAGCTGCCACATCGCTCGGTGCTGGTTGCCGGCAGTGAAACAAAGGGGTTGTCGAGGGAGGTGACGGAGATGCTGGACCGACGGCTGTCCATCCCGCTGCAAGGTCCGGTTGAATCCTTGAACGTCGCAGTCGCCGTTTCGCTGGCTTGCTACAAAGCGGCGGGAACCATCTCGGGTCAACCCCTGAAAGGTGCTCGGTAGTCCGCCGGAACTGCCTGCGTTCCATCCGCGCGGCACATCGAAATTCGCGGCTTCGCCTCAGATCCGCAGCGAGAACATCCGATGCGAGAATTTCGAGCGAGCCATCATGCCCAGATCAAGTACATACGAGAACGCCACTCATAGAATTTCGCAGTCGCGAAAGTGGATCACGATTCTCTTTACCGACATTGTCGACTCGACCCGTCACTGGCAAGAGATGGGCGATATCGAGACGCGCTATCGCATTGAGCAACACAACCAGAATCTACTTCCCCTGGTCGGTGCCCATGGAGGCGAGGTCGTGAAGACGATCGGCGATTCGATCATGGCGTCGTTTTCGGAGCCCGAGAATGCGGTTCGATCGGCGATCGCCATGCAACATGCGCTGCATGAGATCCGCGAAAAGGATCCGGACTTCCAACTCAAGGTTCGCATCGGAATTCATCGGGGCAAGGCGCTGGTCGAAGACGACGACGTCTACGGCAACACCGTGAATGTGGCGGCGCGGGTCGAAGATGAGGCGCAAGGCGACGAAATCTTGATCTCCGACTCCGTGGTGCAATACCTCGATCAAGAACGCTACTTCCTTTCGCGACGGGGAAGTTTTACGCCACGAGGCAAGACCAATTCGATCTTGCTCTATCGCGTGAGTTGGTGGCGAACCGAGAGCATGCTCGATTGCGTTCCGAAGCGGCATTCCGGCCCCAGGCTGCGACGGCTTCTCGAGCTGATGTTTTACCCTGTCTGCACTGCGACAGCATTGCTCGTCGGCGCGGCCGCGATCGCACCGACGCTGCTGCAGTCTCGCCCGGGATGGCAGAGCCTGGTGTTGAATCCGCAATGGGCAGTCGAGAATGATCCGCAATCCAGTCTCGGAGCGGCATTGCTGCTCGTCGCCACGCTTGCCGCACCGTTGCTGATCCGGGCCGCTCGAGAAGAGTGGCTGCTGCTGCTGCGAGGAGCCGTGGCGTTCGCCGCGGGGTTCGGCATGATTCAGCTTGTGGCGTACTCGACGCCCATTCATTGGCCCGGAGAATTTCGCCATGTTCTGGAAACCGCTGGGCAGTCCCTGGTCGAAATTCGCGAGCCCGACCTGGTCCTGCACAATACGCCGTCTCGGGACGCCCCTGTGGTCGCGGTGACGTTCCCGGGACAGCGACTGCCCCTCGCGCAAACCGCGAAGACGCGATCTGCAGAGTCATGGCTCCGGGTCGCGGTTGCCCCGGGCCAATTTGGCTGGCTGGCGGCGGAAGAAACTGGGGCGGGGCGCGCTGCTACGC encodes the following:
- a CDS encoding low molecular weight phosphotyrosine protein phosphatase, whose amino-acid sequence is MIRVCFVCLGNICRSPTAEGVMQNLVSQENLENAIEAESAGTAGYHTGELSDVRSREEASQRGVHLESRARQFKAADFRRFDYVLAMDVQNLSDLRQLTDDPDELAKLSLLRSYDATKSDSQDVPDPYYGDGNGFERVYDICEAACRGLLRHITEEHNLG
- a CDS encoding RNA methyltransferase translates to MKKRGHRELVVFGRRAVREALDQDARDLEVCEVWVAKSVPAPFRDDLLAACRKSGIDLRVGTPAQVHALSGEPRHDQGVAARIRLGRVIDVTTYLEAQKGKAARQPKRLIALDGVTNSQNIGLVVRTLVACGLDGILWPKIGSPWVNGLAIKASASALYRCNILCCETLAEGLMELKVAGFEVAGLTHPEGSNLFEHELPHRSVLVAGSETKGLSREVTEMLDRRLSIPLQGPVESLNVAVAVSLACYKAAGTISGQPLKGAR
- a CDS encoding adenylate/guanylate cyclase domain-containing protein, giving the protein MPRSSTYENATHRISQSRKWITILFTDIVDSTRHWQEMGDIETRYRIEQHNQNLLPLVGAHGGEVVKTIGDSIMASFSEPENAVRSAIAMQHALHEIREKDPDFQLKVRIGIHRGKALVEDDDVYGNTVNVAARVEDEAQGDEILISDSVVQYLDQERYFLSRRGSFTPRGKTNSILLYRVSWWRTESMLDCVPKRHSGPRLRRLLELMFYPVCTATALLVGAAAIAPTLLQSRPGWQSLVLNPQWAVENDPQSSLGAALLLVATLAAPLLIRAAREEWLLLLRGAVAFAAGFGMIQLVAYSTPIHWPGEFRHVLETAGQSLVEIREPDLVLHNTPSRDAPVVAVTFPGQRLPLAQTAKTRSAESWLRVAVAPGQFGWLAAEETGAGRAATHQIVPARYGVLEALDLYATLWGVVLSLAVFVRPRPGNARPRSASV